AGGAACCAGCGTGCCCTTCAGCCCCTCCGTCCACCTTCTAAGGTGTGGGGCGACGGACAGACCAGATCCAGTTAGGGCTGCCTTGAAGGATTCCCGCCCACTGCCATTCAGCTCCTTTTTCGGTGGGAGCCTCCACCGAGTTGAAGGAAAACACCCCGCCCAGCCTCCTCCTGGGAGAGCAAGAATGAACTGGATTCTGGGTGGGTTCAGTCCGGTTTCACCTCGGGCTGGTCCCCagctcctgattctcctccctcttcctcttcctcctcctcctcaatccccAGTCTCCCAGTCTATGCCTCGCTCCAGATGCCAGTTCTCCACCTTCTCCAGATTCCACCCCCGTCTCCGGCCGGCCGGAATCTGGAGCCCAAGCGGTCTCAGCTCCTTCCTCTTCCAAACTCCAAGCCCGGGTTCCGCCACTGACAGTCAGTTGCGCGGCAGGGGGGGTGCTCCAGGCTGCACAGAGAAACCGAGTCAGGAGAACTTGAACTCCGCTTTCATCTGCCCCACCacgctcttcctttcctctcaacTTTGCAGGACTAACCCTGGAAACCGGCGGTACCCTAATGTGAAAACAGCACgtgtggagcagcatggccaagtggaaagagtcaggggacctgggttctaatcccaccgccaccattttttcctttaataacattcgttgagcgctttctacgggccgggcaccgtactaagcggtggagcggatacaagcaaatcgggtgggacacagtcccccgtctcccgtggggctcacaccggCTGACCACGGGCAAGACGccgaacgtctctgtgcctcggtttcctcacctgtaaaatggggaatcaatccccgttccccctcttacttagaccgagTCCcaagcggaacagggactgtgtctgacattcattcattcaatcgtacaaaAGTACAACTCGGCGACCAACAGAGACAAGCccggcccacgacgggctcaaggcctagaagcggggagacagatgtcaaaacaggtatccaccccagtgtttagaagagggcttgagatatagtaagcacttaaatatcacaactgtCATTATTACATTCAAAGAGGGTGCCCTTCGCCTCCCCTGTTCGAAAGGGTGCAAACCTTGgcccccccccgccaaaccccACCTGGGGGGAAATGATTGAAACCCAGAAACCGCTGTTGGCGGGGGGACGAAAGCGAGCCGCCTGAAGCCTCTGGCCCGGGGGGGTCCATACCATGGGGGGCAGCGACGCCGTCCGCTCTGCTCTCCAGCAGCCGTCGAAGCGATTGGAGCTGCGCGGTCATCTCCGCCTGCCGGGCCCCGGCCAGAGTGTCCAGGCTGAGGGGAGAGGCCCGCTCAGCCCCCCTCGGGGAAGCCACCCGAGCTGCGACCTCGCCCCGGCGTTCCCCCAGACGAGCATCTCagatcccagatccttcctcCCGCCGCGCTCCGCCCCTCACCGCTGGGACAGAGGATCGAGCTGGGTCAGGATGCCGCTCAAGAGTCTTTCGGTAAGCGCCAGCTGCCGCTCCAGCTCAGCCAGCCGCCGCTCTGTGGGAGTGGGCAAGCGGGAAGTAGACCGCGCACGGGTCAATCACCCCAACACCCCGGGGCTTGGCTGTCTGGTCCCAGTCTCCccaccgggcccggcccgcccccttcCCTACCTGTCTGGGGAGACTCGCCTTCCCTGGGCTTTTTCTCAGGGAGCGCTTCGGTGTCGGACCGCCCCTGCCAGGAAGGCCAAGCAATGCGGGACGCGGGGGTCAGAACCTCATGaagggtatctgttaggcgctctctacgtgccgggcggcggagtggaccccagcagatggggttggacgccgtcccctgtcccccgtggcctcggtttcccccctcccttcccctttggccTCCCTGACCATTCTGCCCACGCACCTGGAGGAAGAGGTAGAGGGCAAAGGTCACAAGCAGCAGGGCGGAGAGTGGTCCCAGGGCCGGTGAACCCCAacccggcccccgccgctcctTGGGCGGTTGCGGGGGCGACGGGGGCATCGTCCCCGGGGCGGGGTCACCTGCGGGGACAAGAAAGGGGGGTGACGGGGGGTCACCGGGGGGTCACGGGGAGGGGTCACCAGGGGGTCACGGGGAGGGGTCACCAGGGGGTCACGGGAGGGGGATACCTGGGCGGCCCGCGGGACGCAGAGAAGCCAAGGGTCGGAGCACAGAGCCCGCTAGCAGCAGCCCCAAGGCGGCCCAGAGCAGAGGCCCGGCGGGGCTCGGTCCCGCCATGGCGGGGGGGGGCAACgaccggcccggggaggggggcggaaccCGGAAATcctgcccgggcccccgccccttccgccaatcagcaagcggcagagcaccgaccactgtgctaaacgctgcggAAATCCTAATTAggataagcgcttcctatgtgccaagcaccgttctcagcgctggggggggcggggcacgaCGAcccacaaggtcatcaggttggcccgcaGGAGGctttagccccattttccagatgagggaactgagaccccgagaagaagaatgtagctgttaagcgctcacaaggggccgagcgccgttctgggcgctggggtagatacagggtcatcgtgtTGTCCCTcgggtctcgattcccattttacagatgagttaactgaggcccagagaagggaagggattcgccccaagtcacccagctgacaagggtgggattagaactcatgacctcggactgccaccgagccacgctgggtaTGAGATCAGGCACAGGGCTTGTCTCACCCGGGGCTCGCAAGCTGAGGCAGACATGGAAAACACCATGTggacctaataaatgccatttatttattgttaatactactactaatgatggtgcgcttattacgtgccaggcactgtattaagcgctgaggtagatgcataataataataaggatagtacttgtcaagcgcttactatgtgcaaagcattattctaagcgccggggggactacaataataataataataatggtatttgttaatacaagctgatcagcttgtcccaggtggggctcacagtcttaatgcccattttacagatgagggaactgaggtacggagtggttaagtgacttgcccagggtcccacagctgacaagtggcggagacggaattagaacccacgacctctgactcccaagcccgggctctttccactgagccacgctgcttctccagctactgctaattgtggtatctgtcaagccctactatgtgccaggcactgtactgagcgctggggaggatgcaagtcCATcaggttaatgtctgtctccccatctaagctcctcgtgggcagggaatgtgtcttttttactatcttgtactctcccgagcgcttagtacagtggttggcacacagtcagcgctcaataaataggattgaacatactactattattagtagctcactgtgggcagcgaatgagtTTTTTTTATTGTCATCTTgcaccccgagcgcttagtacagggcttggtacgcAGGAAGCCGGAGGGtttagtaatcgctcaataaacattcacctatttattgagctattactgtgtgcagagcactgtgctaaagtacAATTGTATTACTACTCTTGATAGTAGCTGACGAGAGTGTCATATgacactctcccgagtgcttggcacaaagtaagcgctcaataaatgcggttgaacaTACTACTAGTCTTgatagaagctccttgtgggcggggaaagtatcTCCGAATTCTGCTGATttggtactctcctgagcgcttagtacagtgttctgcacacagtcagtgctcaataaatattattgactggccGATTGACTACGGTGTGACCAGCACTGCATCGAAGgcaggggagactgtgagcccgttgttgggcagggatcgcctctatctgtctccgaactgtaccttccaagcgcttagtacagtgctctgcacagagtaagagctcaatcaattcgattgaataaatgaacgaatgactttAAGCAAGGTCCCTGCGACGTTAGGAGTTGGGGTGGCGGACGAGGGCCCTCGGgatgcgagcccgttgtgggactctctctcatttttttttaatggcatttgttaagcgcttattaggtgccgagcactgttctgagcgctggggtagatacagtaatcagactgtcccacgtggggctcacatttttttaatccccatttttacagctgagggaactgaggcccagagaagtgaagtaataataataatgttggcatttgtaaagcgcttactatgtgccaagcactgttctaagcgctggggtagatacagggttgtcccacgtgaggctcacaggtaatccccattttacagatgaggtaactgaggcccagagaagtgaagtgacttgcccacagtcacacaggactggcccagggtcacacagcggacaagtgatggaggcggaattagcacccacgccctctgactcccgagcccgggctcttgccactgaaccaccgCTCACTGTTGccgcattgtgctttcccagcgtttagcacagtgctctgcgcacattcaTCCAGTAAATCCGACTGGATGAATGAGGGAACGTGGAGAGGAGGCGTGGGAAGGCCGGTGGCCGCGCGCCGCTCCCAGGCAGGAGCTCGTGCACGAGCTAGGGGCGGGGCCCACCATCTCATTTGCATAGGAGAGAATTCCCACTTCGATCCCGccgttttcctctttcccccctttttttccctatgGATTTGTCTCCACCTCGGGTGGTGTGAACTCAGAAGCCGGGGACTAGGCCGCTGGTCGCGGCACCGTCACTCGCCATAATCGTGAAGTGGTGGGTCCTTCGGAGTCGTATAAGCAGTCGCTGTGGGTGCATGAAAAGTGGCGAGCTGAAAGTCTGTTGCCTAGGCTACGAGCTGGGGACTGGTTCCCCCCTGAGCGCCTAGGGGAAAGTCCCCGGACCCCGGGCAGAGAGTGCCGCGCGCGCAGGCGCGTTGGGCCGCCTCGTTCGCTCTCTTAGGCCGCCGAGACGCCTCTGGTTGAGCGGTGAGCGTGGGGCGGCCTACTCAGTCAAGTTTGCATAGTTATACAGGCAGTGCGCACAGGTGCACCAACTCAACGGGGCTCAATCTCAGCAAGCCAGCTTTTTATTTTTGGGGAGGGTCACGTTATCATCCTTCTCCTGACGCATCGAACGCTCTCCcagtgccccttcctctccacaccagGCAGAAACTCCCGTGCACTcaatttaaggcattcaatcgtcTCCCTCTCAGCAAGCCAGCGTTTGGGGGGGGTCACGTTatcattccctcctccttttcctgacGCATCGAACGctctcccactgccccttcctctccacaccaagcagaaactcccgtgCACTcaatttaaggcattcaatcgtcTCCATCTCAGCAAGCcagcattttgggggggggggggggggtcacgttatcatccctctgccacttgtcagctgggtgactgtgggcaagtcacttcacttctctgggcttcagttacctcatctgtaaaatgggataactgtgagcctcacgtgggacaacccgattaccctgtatctaccccagcgcttagaacagtgttctgcacatggtaagcgcttaacaaataccaacattattattagtattattatccctcctccttttcctccttttcctgacGCATCGAACGCTCTcccactgcctcttcctctccaacaccaagcagaaactcccgtgCACTcaatttaaggcattcaatcgtcTCCATCTCAGCAAGCCAGCATTTTGGGGGGTCACGTTATCATTCCTCCTTTTCCTGGCACATCGAACCCTTTCCCACTGCCCGTTCCTCTCCACACCAGGCAGAAACTCCGGTGCACCAAGTATAAGGCATTCGATCGCCTCAATCTCTGCAAGCCAgcatttttgggggggagggctcACGTTATCATCACCCttatccctcttcctttccctcctttttctgaCTCACTGAACGCTTTCccactgcccattcctctccacgcCATGTCCTCTCCACGCCAAGCAGAAACTCCGGACCACTaaatttaaggcattcaatcgcCTCAATCTCAGCAAGTCAGCATTTTGGAGGGTCACGTTATCATCACCCTTATCCCTCCTGACACATTGAACGCTCTTCTtatccctccttcttttcctgaaCATTTGGATGCTTTCccactgcccattcctctccaccacaggcagaaactctggagcactaattttaaggcattcaatcgaCTCAATCTCAGCAAGCCAGCATTTTGGGAGGTCACGTTATCATCACCCTTACCCCTCCTGATGCACTGAACGCTCTCCttatccctccttcctttcctgacGCTTTCccactgcccattcctctccacaccaagcagaaactcccgtgCATTCAATTTAAGACATTCAGTCGTCCCAAGCCAGCATTTTGGGGGGCTCACATTATCATCACCTTTATCCGTCCTGACGCATTGAACGCTCTCCTtatccctccttcttttcctgacCAATTGAACTCTTTCCTTATCTCTCCTTTTCCTGAGGCATTAAACACTTTCccactgcccattcctctccataccaagcagaaactccggaGTACTaaatttaaggcacttaatcgcatttattgagtgcagagcgctgtacgaagcgatTGAatcagctctcattcattcagtcgtatttattgaatgcttactctgggaggttataacccagcccatacactttgctcctctaaaaccaatttACTCATAACACCTCCATCTCGTTTCTCCTACCACCAACTCATACCCTTCTGacccttcatattcattcaattgtatttattgcgcgcttactgggtgcaggggaccatactaggcgcttggaaagtacgacagCGGACCACTGCTTGTCCTCTCTTCAAGAAGTAACacggatagtggatagagcacgggcctgggtgtcagaagattgtgggttctaatgctgactctgccacttgtttgctgtttgaccttgcacaagtcacttcacttctctgtgcctcagctgtgcccatctgggagccccgtgtgggacagggactgggaccgacccgatgtgcttgtatcttcctcagtgctaagtcaggaagtgcttcacaagtaccacggTAATTATTATTCAAGACCCTTTTGAAATTACATCTCTCCTCCAGGACAGCCTTCCCATATCTCGTATTCCCATGTTTCCCCCCAACacaactgtcacttcagcacttctgcatcaactaagcatttgggtactcaCCTCTTTATCCCAGATTGCATTTACAAACAAATCTCTATTGGTTTCTCtgccccgtaatttattttaatttgctaGATTGTCACCTCTTTAAGGACAGGGACCAAGTGTACTAagtcttttgaactctcccaagcacctagtgcagagctctgtgcaaagtaagaactcaataaatattatttcttgattattcattcattcatatttattgagtgcttactctgtgcagagcactgtactaagcgcttggaaagtacaatttggcaacaatccctacccaacgacaggctcacagtctagaaggggggagacagacaacaaaacaaaacaagtagacagtcatcaataccatcaaaatagatgaatagaattatatatactcatcattaataaaatagagtaataaataatatatacgaatatgtacaagtgatgtggggaggggaaggggtagaatagagggagggagtcggggcgatggggaggggaggaggagtagaggaaaaggggggctcagtctgggaaggcctcatggaggaggtgagctctcagtagggttttgaagaggggaagaaagctagtttggcgaatgtgaggagggaggacattccgggccagaggtaggacgttggCCAGCGGTCGACGGTatgacaggtgagaatgaggcccggtgaggagataagcggcagcagaggagcggagtgtgcggtctgggctggagaaggagagaagggaggtgaggtaggagggggcaaggggatgcacagctttgaagccaagattgaggagtttttgtttcatgggtAAGTTGATAGGCagcgactggagatttttgaggagggaagtgacaagaCCAGAgcgattctgtagaaagatgatccgggcagcagagtgaaatatagactgaagtggggagagacaggaggatgggagaccagaggggaggttgatgcagtaatccagtcgggatatgatgagagactgtaccagcacggtagcagtttggatggagaggaaagggcagatcttgacaaagttgtgaaggtgagacctgcaggttttggtaatggattggacgtatggggtgaatgagagagcggagtcaaggatgacacctaggttgtgggcctgtgagatgggaaggatgatagtgccatccacggtgacgggaaagtcaggcagaggacagggtttggggggaagaCAGGGTAAACAGAccctaatataaattacagatgggggaagcaacagaggttAAACCTAAGTACATGAGTGCTCCGGGAGGTGTGGTGCTGAGGTGGTgacggggtgggagagggagatgaggaattaaTCTGCGAAGACTTCCCAGGGGAAacataatttcagaagggctataaagatggggaggactgtgatctgccagatttgaaaggtgagggagttccaggcagaagcggAGAAGGCGGGAGCAAGAGATCGCCTGCGAGAGAGACAAGGACTAAGCACAGTGAGACtgacttgagaggagggaagtgtgtgagctggggtataatgggag
This portion of the Ornithorhynchus anatinus isolate Pmale09 chromosome 3, mOrnAna1.pri.v4, whole genome shotgun sequence genome encodes:
- the CCDC107 gene encoding coiled-coil domain-containing protein 107; translation: MPPSPPQPPKERRGPGWGSPALGPLSALLLVTFALYLFLQGRSDTEALPEKKPREGESPQTERRLAELERQLALTERLLSGILTQLDPLSQRLDTLAGARQAEMTAQLQSLRRLLESRADGVAAPHAWSTPPAAQLTVSGGTRAWSLEEEGAETAWAPDSGRPETGVESGEGGELASGARHRLGDWGLRRRRKRKREENQELGTSPR